The following are encoded together in the Tamandua tetradactyla isolate mTamTet1 chromosome 14, mTamTet1.pri, whole genome shotgun sequence genome:
- the SLC39A2 gene encoding zinc transporter ZIP2, whose translation MEPLLGVKIGCLFALLALTLVCGLTPICFKWFQIRAATGHHRRVLSLLGCTSAGVFLGAGFMHMTAEALEGIESEIQRFLLLNRTENEGNSSDAADSAHVMEYPYGELIISLGFFLVFLLESLALQFCPGTAGGSAVKEEDQSTVHAVGLHSHEPLPSPSQGPLRALILLLSLSFHSVFEGLAVGLQSTIGATLQLCLAVLAHKGLVVFGVGLRLVRVGTGSRWATFSILALALMSPLGLALGLAVAGGDPEGGRGLAQAVLEGVAAGTFLYVTFLEILPRELAAPEAPLAKWGCVAAGFAFMAFIALWA comes from the exons ATGGAGCCACTACTAGGAGTAAAAATTGGCTGCCTATTTGCCCTCCTGGCTCTCACTCTGGTCTGTGGTCTTACTCCCATCTGCTTCAAATGGTTCCAGATTCGTGCAGCCACAG GTCATCACCGCCGGGTCCTTAGCCTTCTGGGCTGTACTTCTGCTGGTGTTTTTCTGGGAGCAGGGTTCATGCACATGACAGCTGAAGCCCTGGAGGGAATTGAATCAGAGATCCAGAGATTCCTGTTGCTG AACAGGACAGAAAATGAGGGAAATTCTTCTGATGCTGCTGATTCAGCTCATGTG ATGGAGTATCCCTATGGAGAGCTCATCATCTCCCTGGGCTTCTTCTTGGTTTTCCTTTTGGAGTCTCTGGCATTGCAGTTCTGCCCTGGGACTGCTGGAGGATCAGCAGTTAAGGAGGAAGACCAGAGCACAGTTCATGCCGTTGGACTTCACAGCCATGAACCTCTGCCCTCACCCTCTCAGGGTCCCCTTCGAGCCCTCATCCTCTTGCTGTCACTCTCTTTTCACTCAGTGTTTGAAGGTCTAGCTGTGGGGCTACAGTCAACAATAGGAGCTACCCTGCAGCTCTGTCTTGCTGTCCTAGCTCACAAGGGGCTAGTAGTGTTTGGTGTAGGCCTGAGACTGGTACGTGTAGGCACTGGATCACGCTGGGCTACATTCTCCATACTGGCATTAGCTCTCATGTCACCCCTGGGCCTAGCCCTAGGGTTGGCTGTGGCTGGAGGGGACCCTGAAGGAGGACGGGGCTTAGCCCAGGCAGTTTTAGAGGGTGTGGCTGCTGGCACCTTCTTATATGTCACCTTCCTAGAAATTCTTCCCCGGGAACTAGCTGCTCCTGAGGCCCCTCTGGCCAAGTGGGGCTGTGTAGCTGCTGGTTTTGCCTTCATGGCCTTTATTGCTTTGTGGGCCTGA
- the METTL17 gene encoding ribosome assembly protein METTL17, mitochondrial isoform X3, whose translation MATASGLRVLPTLGGWSHGLGVARQSRALAVLVPCVTQVDNKSDFLGNRPHRQHPGILQLPRVSLPQALSDAAQLLLRTNSVPNMEKQVQTLTNHLWSRHVPVEPEELQRRAADLEKKLGNADSSQAEEKLRGAVLRALRKTTYHWQKLSYNERLSLVYMAARLDGGFAAVSRAFHEIRTRIPEFQPQTLMDFGSGTGSVTWAAHNTWGQSLREYMCVDSSAAMLGLAERLLKGGSESGDPFIPGVFFRQYLPVSPKVQFDVVVSAFSLSELPSKAERTEVIQNLWRKTSNFLILLENGTKAGHRLLMDARDLVLKGKEKSPLDPQPGFVFAPNKKPKEEKFSLVILARGFPRETHCWPRITQPVLKRPRHVHCHLCCPDGHMQHAVITARQHGRYKRDLYRCARVSSWGDLLPVLTQSELPPSPAQDPSEN comes from the exons ATGGCGACAGCTAGTGGATTGAGGGTCCTGCCGACTTTAGGCGGATGGAGCCACGGCCTTGGAGTAGCTCGCCAGTCCCGG gcGCTTGCCGTCCTCGTGCCTTGCGTTACCCAGGTGGATAACAAGTCCGATTTTTTGGGAAACAGGCCCCATCGCCAGCACCCGGGCATTCTGCAGCTACCGCGTGTGAGCCTGCCCCAAGCGCTGAGTGATGCTGCGCAGTTACTGTTGCGCA CGAACTCGGTACCAAATATGGAAAAGCAAGTACAAACGCTGACCAATCATCTCTGGAGCAGACATGTACCTGTGGAGCCAGAGGAGTTGCAAAGACGGGCAGCAGATCTTGAGAAGAAACTGGGAAACGCAG ACTCATCCCAGGCAGAGGAGAAACTTCGTGGAGCTGTGCTACGTGCCCTGCGCAAAACTACCTACCACTGGCAAAAACTGAG CTACAATGAGAGACTGAGCCTGGTGTATATGGCAGCAAGACTGGATGGTGGCTTTGCAGCGGTCTCCAGGGCATTCCATGAG atcCGAACTCGAATCCCAGAGTTCCAGCCACAAACCTTGATGGATTTTGGTTCGGGTACTggttctgtcacatg GGCTGCGCATAATACTTGGGGTCAGAGCCTacgtgaatatatgtgtgtggacAGTTCTGCAGCCATGTTGGGTTTGGCAGAAAGGTTACTGAAAG GTGGTTCAGAATCTGGGGACCCTTTTATTCCAGGTGTATTTTTCAGACAGTATCTACCTGTCTCACCCAAG GTACAGTTTGATGTCGTGGTATCAGCCTTTTCCCTAAGTGAGCTGCCTAGCAAGGCTGAGCGCACTGAGGTTATTCAGAATTTGTGGCGCAAGACAAGTAATTTTTTG ATATTGTTAGAGAATGGAACAAAGGCTGGGCACCGCCTTCTCAtggatgccagagacctggtccTTAAG GGGAAAGAAAAATCACCTTTGGACCCTCAACCTGGTTTTGTCTTTGCCCCA AACAAGAAGCCAAAGGAGGAAAAATTTTCTCTGGTAATCCTTGCCCGGGGCTTTCCAAGGGAGACTCATTGCTGGCCCCGTATCACTCAGCCTGTCCTTAAACGGCCACGCCATGTGCATTGTCACCTGTGCTGTCCAGATGGGCATATGCAGCATGCTGTGATCACTGCTCGCCAGCATGGCAGGTATAAGAG GGATTTGTACCGCTGTGCTCGTGTCAGCTCCTGGGGAGATCTTTTACCTGTACTCACACAGTCTGAGCTTCCTCCATCCCCTGCTCAAGATCCCTCTGAGAATTGA
- the METTL17 gene encoding ribosome assembly protein METTL17, mitochondrial isoform X1 produces the protein MATASGLRVLPTLGGWSHGLGVARQSRALAVLVPCVTQVDNKSDFLGNRPHRQHPGILQLPRVSLPQALSDAAQLLLRTNSVPNMEKQVQTLTNHLWSRHVPVEPEELQRRAADLEKKLGNADSSQAEEKLRGAVLRALRKTTYHWQKLSYNERLSLVYMAARLDGGFAAVSRAFHEIRTRIPEFQPQTLMDFGSGTGSVTWAAHNTWGQSLREYMCVDSSAAMLGLAERLLKGGSESGDPFIPGVFFRQYLPVSPKVQFDVVVSAFSLSELPSKAERTEVIQNLWRKTSNFLILLENGTKAGHRLLMDARDLVLKGKEKSPLDPQPGFVFAPCPHELPCPQLTASKSLACSFSQAYHPIPFSWNKKPKEEKFSLVILARGFPRETHCWPRITQPVLKRPRHVHCHLCCPDGHMQHAVITARQHGRYKRDLYRCARVSSWGDLLPVLTQSELPPSPAQDPSEN, from the exons ATGGCGACAGCTAGTGGATTGAGGGTCCTGCCGACTTTAGGCGGATGGAGCCACGGCCTTGGAGTAGCTCGCCAGTCCCGG gcGCTTGCCGTCCTCGTGCCTTGCGTTACCCAGGTGGATAACAAGTCCGATTTTTTGGGAAACAGGCCCCATCGCCAGCACCCGGGCATTCTGCAGCTACCGCGTGTGAGCCTGCCCCAAGCGCTGAGTGATGCTGCGCAGTTACTGTTGCGCA CGAACTCGGTACCAAATATGGAAAAGCAAGTACAAACGCTGACCAATCATCTCTGGAGCAGACATGTACCTGTGGAGCCAGAGGAGTTGCAAAGACGGGCAGCAGATCTTGAGAAGAAACTGGGAAACGCAG ACTCATCCCAGGCAGAGGAGAAACTTCGTGGAGCTGTGCTACGTGCCCTGCGCAAAACTACCTACCACTGGCAAAAACTGAG CTACAATGAGAGACTGAGCCTGGTGTATATGGCAGCAAGACTGGATGGTGGCTTTGCAGCGGTCTCCAGGGCATTCCATGAG atcCGAACTCGAATCCCAGAGTTCCAGCCACAAACCTTGATGGATTTTGGTTCGGGTACTggttctgtcacatg GGCTGCGCATAATACTTGGGGTCAGAGCCTacgtgaatatatgtgtgtggacAGTTCTGCAGCCATGTTGGGTTTGGCAGAAAGGTTACTGAAAG GTGGTTCAGAATCTGGGGACCCTTTTATTCCAGGTGTATTTTTCAGACAGTATCTACCTGTCTCACCCAAG GTACAGTTTGATGTCGTGGTATCAGCCTTTTCCCTAAGTGAGCTGCCTAGCAAGGCTGAGCGCACTGAGGTTATTCAGAATTTGTGGCGCAAGACAAGTAATTTTTTG ATATTGTTAGAGAATGGAACAAAGGCTGGGCACCGCCTTCTCAtggatgccagagacctggtccTTAAG GGGAAAGAAAAATCACCTTTGGACCCTCAACCTGGTTTTGTCTTTGCCCCA TGTCCCCATGAACTTCCTTGTCCCCAGTTGACAGCCTCTAAGTCCCTGGCCTGTAGCTTCTCCCAGGCTTATCATCCAATCCCCTTCAGCTGG AACAAGAAGCCAAAGGAGGAAAAATTTTCTCTGGTAATCCTTGCCCGGGGCTTTCCAAGGGAGACTCATTGCTGGCCCCGTATCACTCAGCCTGTCCTTAAACGGCCACGCCATGTGCATTGTCACCTGTGCTGTCCAGATGGGCATATGCAGCATGCTGTGATCACTGCTCGCCAGCATGGCAGGTATAAGAG GGATTTGTACCGCTGTGCTCGTGTCAGCTCCTGGGGAGATCTTTTACCTGTACTCACACAGTCTGAGCTTCCTCCATCCCCTGCTCAAGATCCCTCTGAGAATTGA
- the METTL17 gene encoding ribosome assembly protein METTL17, mitochondrial isoform X2, which translates to MATASGLRVLPTLGGWSHGLGVARQSRALAVLVPCVTQVDNKSDFLGNRPHRQHPGILQLPRVSLPQALSDAAQLLLRTNSVPNMEKQVQTLTNHLWSRHVPVEPEELQRRAADLEKKLGNADSSQAEEKLRGAVLRALRKTTYHWQKLSYNERLSLVYMAARLDGGFAAVSRAFHEIRTRIPEFQPQTLMDFGSGTGSVTWAAHNTWGQSLREYMCVDSSAAMLGLAERLLKGGSESGDPFIPGVFFRQYLPVSPKVQFDVVVSAFSLSELPSKAERTEVIQNLWRKTSNFLILLENGTKAGHRLLMDARDLVLKGKEKSPLDPQPGFVFAPCPHELPCPQLTASKSLACSFSQAYHPIPFSWNKKPKEEKFSLVILARGFPRETHCWPRITQPVLKRPRHVHCHLCCPDGHMQHAVITARQHGRDLYRCARVSSWGDLLPVLTQSELPPSPAQDPSEN; encoded by the exons ATGGCGACAGCTAGTGGATTGAGGGTCCTGCCGACTTTAGGCGGATGGAGCCACGGCCTTGGAGTAGCTCGCCAGTCCCGG gcGCTTGCCGTCCTCGTGCCTTGCGTTACCCAGGTGGATAACAAGTCCGATTTTTTGGGAAACAGGCCCCATCGCCAGCACCCGGGCATTCTGCAGCTACCGCGTGTGAGCCTGCCCCAAGCGCTGAGTGATGCTGCGCAGTTACTGTTGCGCA CGAACTCGGTACCAAATATGGAAAAGCAAGTACAAACGCTGACCAATCATCTCTGGAGCAGACATGTACCTGTGGAGCCAGAGGAGTTGCAAAGACGGGCAGCAGATCTTGAGAAGAAACTGGGAAACGCAG ACTCATCCCAGGCAGAGGAGAAACTTCGTGGAGCTGTGCTACGTGCCCTGCGCAAAACTACCTACCACTGGCAAAAACTGAG CTACAATGAGAGACTGAGCCTGGTGTATATGGCAGCAAGACTGGATGGTGGCTTTGCAGCGGTCTCCAGGGCATTCCATGAG atcCGAACTCGAATCCCAGAGTTCCAGCCACAAACCTTGATGGATTTTGGTTCGGGTACTggttctgtcacatg GGCTGCGCATAATACTTGGGGTCAGAGCCTacgtgaatatatgtgtgtggacAGTTCTGCAGCCATGTTGGGTTTGGCAGAAAGGTTACTGAAAG GTGGTTCAGAATCTGGGGACCCTTTTATTCCAGGTGTATTTTTCAGACAGTATCTACCTGTCTCACCCAAG GTACAGTTTGATGTCGTGGTATCAGCCTTTTCCCTAAGTGAGCTGCCTAGCAAGGCTGAGCGCACTGAGGTTATTCAGAATTTGTGGCGCAAGACAAGTAATTTTTTG ATATTGTTAGAGAATGGAACAAAGGCTGGGCACCGCCTTCTCAtggatgccagagacctggtccTTAAG GGGAAAGAAAAATCACCTTTGGACCCTCAACCTGGTTTTGTCTTTGCCCCA TGTCCCCATGAACTTCCTTGTCCCCAGTTGACAGCCTCTAAGTCCCTGGCCTGTAGCTTCTCCCAGGCTTATCATCCAATCCCCTTCAGCTGG AACAAGAAGCCAAAGGAGGAAAAATTTTCTCTGGTAATCCTTGCCCGGGGCTTTCCAAGGGAGACTCATTGCTGGCCCCGTATCACTCAGCCTGTCCTTAAACGGCCACGCCATGTGCATTGTCACCTGTGCTGTCCAGATGGGCATATGCAGCATGCTGTGATCACTGCTCGCCAGCATGGCAG GGATTTGTACCGCTGTGCTCGTGTCAGCTCCTGGGGAGATCTTTTACCTGTACTCACACAGTCTGAGCTTCCTCCATCCCCTGCTCAAGATCCCTCTGAGAATTGA